A stretch of DNA from Oryza brachyantha chromosome 9, ObraRS2, whole genome shotgun sequence:
AAACATCAATGTttctatactactataaataTTGCTAGTGGAACTTCCACCACCACTACCaccaactcttttttttatctatacactatttttaaaataaaaaataatggtggGTTATACGTATTAACCGTTCCCACTAACTCTACTTATTATGAGAAGAAAACCATCAGATTAATAGATCAATTTGTTAATAACGAACATATTTAACAACTAAATATGGAAAATTACAAGGATGCCATtacaattttgcaaaattagagatatggCATCATGACCCACATGTTATTGACTCACGTGGGTAGGcctggacagaaagctcgaaGCTCATTAGCTCGCTCGGCTCGTGACCAGCTCGACTCGACTCGACTCAGCTCGTTagtataacgagccgagccgagccagcatTTTAGCTCGGTAGCGCTAACGAGCCAATCCCTAGTCCCAGTCCCAGTGCTCACCGCCGCCAGTACTCCACGCCACCACTCACGTCGCCCCCGTTCGTGAATCCCTCCACACCGTCGCccccgtcgcctccctccccgccgccgtcgcctcaccgccgctgcctcccGTCGGCCCCTCATCACCGTCGCCCCACCACCGTCGTCCTCATCGCCCcactgccaccgccgtcgccgccaccgtcgcccccTCACCGCCGCAGGACGTTGCCCCCTCCCCGACCGTCGGCCTCAATCGTCCCCCTCACtggcgctgtcgtcgtcgcctccatccccgccgccgttgcccTACTGTCGCCGCCCTCACCTCCGCAGTCCACGTCGCCCCCTCACTGCTGCAGCCCCTATCgtccccctccccgccgccgccgcccgaggcCGCCGGAGTCGCCCCGacaggaggccggcggcggcaacccCGGAGGCCCCGACAGGAGGCCGGCGGCATCGCCCCGGCACGCCCAACACTCCGACAGTACGCCATCCCCATCCTCCATCGTTGCATACTTACTTCCATGTGCTATTGCTCACGAGCTAAACGAGCTGACTCGAGCTtttaacgagccgagccaagtcaacattttagctcgttacttCTAACGAGCCAACTCAAGCTAACTCGTTATCCTACCGAGTTATACCGAGtccagccgagccgagccgagccgagccaagccagctcgttatccagGCCTACATGTGGGTCTTACATGTCATTGTGATACCAATGACATGTCTCaaactttgtaaaattataatggcacatttacaaatttaccattaaaatatgacatacacaaaaaaataatgttaatagcATGTTATgacatttttcaaaaattaaatcccATTGTAATGCACGGGCAATGTGCTAGTTTAATGATTAACATAGCAAAACCATTAGGACCGTGGCGTTAAAATGATAAGAGTGGAATTATCATAAAATACACTTtccgtatatatataatcatgatcatatatatgtttttgattattttaattcatATAGTTTGAGAAAAGTAGTGACGAAACATGTGCGTTTAAAAACTGCAATTACTAAAACACGAGTAACAAATGACCGATAGTAACCTCCAAAATAGCCCTTGCTCGCTCAGGGTCAGGGACATGCCAACGTGCAATACTGCATGTGAGCAACATTAGTACTATAAATGCATGTGATTCTTATTAttatgtactacctccatttccaTCAGTAGTGTTCTTGGATCCAGAGCTCCCTTAATTACGTTGCAGCCTAGCAACGTCTAATGTCACTACTGATGGTAGTTAAGGCCGGTTGCCTTGCATTTTCCTTTAGCAGACGGGTCTTCAGGTCAAGAAAACTAATGGATTTGCCCATGCACCGACGGATCTCAACATCATTACACACTGGATCACTAACGGGTTTAAAACATCATCTCTATCGGACATGGCTCCGTCACTAAGCAAAAGCCAGTGGTatgacaaaatatttctatcaGGCATTCGGCCATCATGGATGACCGTAtcctcatctctgacggacCTAAATTATAGCCTATCACAGATGAGTATAatccaagaaataattttttttttcgcctaGGCCTTTGCCCTCACTTCTGTGCCTTCCCGGTAGGTCTCTCGTCCCAAAATTGATTGGTCTGGTCACCCATTCCAAAATGCTCTAAACCAAGCACACTTAATCTCATAGTTCTTTGGAGATTGCCTTTTGAGAAAGAAATTATAATTTGTTGGTACGATTATTCTATTAATCATATTAACCTCTAGGCCAGGGTGTCACACCCTAACATCCACAattcatatacattcattcaCATATACAACCATCAGTATATTTAGCACAATCATATTCATATAACATCCATTTTGATCACATAATTCACCAGCAAAACCGAGTTAATtggatcaaatatatatttaccaagTATTATCATGAGGAGGCGAATCAGACTTCTAGGaaacaataaattttgaattgaattTTATGACACTAAATGAACTTGTATGAAAAGCTAccaaaaacaaagttgtagaACTCATTGAGATCtaccaattttattttggttatttctcCATCTAGGTTTGATTGAACtgtaaaaaatttgaattttaaaatataagaaattcaaatattttttagggtagtaaatgattttaaatagaaaaattgtcaACAACAAAGGTGTATAACTCATCAGGATCAATAACTTTTACTTtggtatttttgttatataatatttttgaataatttgaatttaaatttaaaaatatgacaactccaaataatatttttaaatagtaaatgatttcaactgaaaaagtcatcaactataaagttatataactcatcaatatctataatttttattttgttcatttttctatacaacatttttttgaatatattcaatttaaatttaaaaatatgacaacttcaaacaatattttggaatactaaatgatttcaactaaaaaaatcatcagtaACCAAGTAACTAagatgtataactcatcaagatctataaattttattttggtcatttcttcataCGACAAAATGATAGTAACATTTTTCGTAAAATTCACATATCTCTCGTCTGGTTCTATAAACTAtaacacaaatatattttataaaaaaatgttattaacACTTTGTCgaataaaaagttaatagaCATAAAAGTAAttgatcttgatgagttatacaactttgttgtttatgacttttttagttaaaatcatttagtatttgaaatattgtttgaagttgtcatatttttaaatttaaattcaaactatttaaaaaaagtgacatagaaaaatgaccaaaataaaagctatagatcttgatgagttataaaactttattcTTAATgactttttagttgaaataatttagtatttcaaaatgttgATTTGAAGTTGTcgtatttttaatttcaaattcaaattattcaaaaaaattgttatatagaaaaataaccaaaataaaatttgtaaatcTTCATAAGTTATACAACGTTATTGTTGATaatttttccatttgaaatcatttgCTATTTAAagatattgtttgaagttgtcatatttaaaaataatttaggctTGTTAGACATGAGAGTCATCCTTACGGGCTATAACTTggtgcccgattgagatatgTAATGTTATCTCAATCGGATCTAGACTACAGCGTGTCACTGATAGatgtcatccgtgacgggcctgAGTTTTAGGCTCATCTAATATGTCTATGCCACCATATCTCAATCAGATGAATTTTGGACCCATCACAAAAGACTCATATGGGATGGCGTACTAATTCCAGGCACGGTAGAGACCGTTATGGACGTAAGGTACTCTACTAGTTATAGTATTTGGAAAGTAAGTAAACACCAGTGTATCAGTGTTAATTCGGTTGGATCAGATCCCGATCAAAAGCTATACTTGTTATGAGCCCCATCTCTTTtgctttttcttatgcttacaagacaaaatttgaatttgaattttaactttgGTGTAggttttagtatttttttatcacagtTTATAATTTAGCCTTCgcttttagatatctaaaacatgtatataaaaatataaaatttttaattataaattatttttcatttacaaatacatcgtttgaaaatccaaacaatcaccccatacCTTTGGCCAGGAAATTAATCAAACCAACAGATTCAACTCTTACCACGTTGGCAACTAATACTAACAGCAGGACGCGGATTCAATGACGTTGTGCCGTGATATTCTCGGTGATATTCTGTCACTGACATGCGGGCTCCACGTGGGTCCATGCACATgcagggcccacatgtcagtgacagaATGTCACCGAGAGTGTCACGGGACAATGTCACTGAGTCTGGATCCCTAACAGCATATCCGGTGCAAGTTTTATTCTCATTAAAAAGGtgttactctctccgttttgcAATGCAAGTCTTTCTACCAagattcatataaatgctaataaatctacatacatatatataaattatatacattcattaataaatgaatttaggcaagactagaaagacttataatatgaaacggaggtagtagtatacATTCATATTTCTCGTAATATGGAACTGTAGAATTAATAAAGTGAAAGATGAAATGTGTTTTatcttttacatatattatctacaaaataacaaaattaaacttacatattttatgaactatttcaattattaattaaatatcatgTTGCTTATGTGGCATTGTTGATAACATAAAAGTGAAAGTGTGAAACCTCCCGCTGGAATCGGTCTAATGGTTAAAATTTGAGTGTctacaaaaattatatgtaagaTGTGATTTTAATCTATCCTATAGCGCACCAATACAAAATACTCATGACTCATAGGACAAATCTCTGCAACAAAACGAAAGACTCAGATATACATGAGCCAGAtcaggcatgcatgcaaatcaTGCATATAAATCACGCACGCATGCAAATAACTTGCCGCGCATACTAACTAACcaaaattgattaaaaatgaATGCTAGCTGTTGATCCATCGTgtcgcatgcatgcacatccaTCCGAGGCAGGCAATCAGTCATCATACAtcgatattttttcaaatagtaataaatcaaagtcaTAAAGAGATAATCaataacatataatatatatacacacaaatGATTagaccccaaaatcaactgtgTTAAATCAAAAATAGACcggatattaattaaaaatatatattatatatataatctaaaattttaacatatgttCGGTTTGACAAACAAGGAATAATTAGAGCTATTTTGCACACGGTGGTATTTATAATACTCCCtcgttattttttatcacacTGCTAAATTTTGAATCCTCGTTTAATCGTTCAcctttttaaagtttttttgcaaacataGAATATTATACGTCATTCATACGGTCCCTCTACTAATAATgaatcaaatttataaataaataatttttatatgtatatatatcaacacaaaTGCTGAACATAGACCTCTAAATCAACGgggttaaataaaaatagacccaatattaattaaatgatatatatatatatatatatataaaatctaatatttgtatatacgATCGGGTTGACAATATGAAATAAcgagagatattttttacacGGTGGCATTTGTAATACTCCCTcggtattttttatatgaatatatcaaCACGAATGAATCAATAATGTCAAATTGAAAAGAAAcgattataaaataaattttgtaatatatatgtatatatattatttaaattataaatatgcgtGCTCGTATTGACCACAGGTAATTCCAagagatatatatgtgtgtgtatatatatatattatatgtaattGATTATCTCTTTatgaatttgatttattactctttcaaaaaatatctatGTATTATGACTAATTGCCTACCTGAGAtggatgtgcatgcatgcggcAGGATAGATCAACAGCTATCATTACTTTTTAATCAATATTGGTTAGTTAGGATGCGCGCCAAGTTATTTGATGCATGCGTGATTTGTATGCATGATTTGTATGATGCATGATCTGGCTCAAAAGTGGAAAGTAAATAGTATCAATTCTATCTATGACCTGagtagtttgttttcttgcagATGATTCTCTTTGTCGAATTTGTCTCATGAGTTATCGAATTTGTCTCATGAGTCATGAGTCTTTTGtgttggtgcactataggaTAGATTTTGTACTGATGCGctatacttcctccgtcccaaaataaaccaatttttcactttttacctataatcttTGAcacttcgtcttattcaaattttttttgcgattgatatttttgtttttattagatgataaatcataaatagtactttacgtgtgactaatttttttttaattttctaaaaattttttcaaataagacggatggtcaaacgctgtGCACAAAAACCgaagaatttgtttttttgaccGAGGAGTAggatagatgaattagttaaaTTAGTTTAGGAGTTATTGCCGCTCAGTAGCATCCGTCTATTTAAGCGTGTGCTTTGCAAATATATGTGAAGTGTATCCGTAGCGGTATATATGTACGGATGTAATTAACTTACATGTAACTGGAAAAAGAAATTTACTATCCCTGACGCTACCAAAGCCACCAAAAGGAAAACGATGTTCCCAATGGAAGACACGCCCTCAAGACTGATTAATCAAGTTCTACCTccgtttaaaatataaatatttttaggttatttactactccctccttACATAAATGTATGATATTGAACTAACCAACTTCATATTAATAAAatgggagggagtataaacTAATTAGATGTTAAAAGCATTATAACATAACATCCATAACAAGACACCTTGATTAGGATGTTTTATAACGTGACTCTGTTTTGAATCATAACTGAAATAAAGACACAGTGTGAGACGTTTTAGACCTCAGCGTAAGATTAAGATGAAGGTTAAGACGTTTTAGTATATATCTAATCCTAGAGACGTGTCTTGATGAATGATATAGATGTAACTCATatagaatattaaaaattaagatgAACGTTTAGACGTTTTAGAATATGTCTAACCTTACGGACACATATTAATTACTTAAAGGATATCTTTTAACAATGTTAGGTACGTCCGGCATTAACACGTTAACTAGATCAAGATCAGCCCATCATTAGGATAATTAtactttttacatatatttgtggtgaaatcattttattttgtaatacgAGATACATGGCGGTTATAATATAAGAGCACTTTAAACAgataaattacatattttacatttATTGGGTGgaattatgttatttttttaatactataCATGGCACATAATAAACCATTCAGCTTTTTCCTCCAGGAAGCGAAACAATAGGAGCCATAGATGGGAATTGTATACAAATTCTGTTTAGCACCATACATCATAATGAAATTATTGTAGTCAAAATGAAAACAGAAGCAACTGATATCAGTCCTTATTTGGACAGGAAGACCAGCTAGAAAGAAGTGCAAAACAATTTGGGAAACAATCAGTGAGAGATGAAGCTAATTAAATGCTGTGCCTGGTGCCAACATAGCCATCCACAGTGTCATCTTATAACAGGGTTCATTATTTGTCTATAGCAACAGATGGACATCAGCATAGAGTAATACTGCAGGAAGTTCATAGAAGACTACATCATCATATGTACATTTTATAACCGAAGTAATATTCACTGCATATCTATCTGCATACAACATGTCAGGAGCAGCTTGGAGCCTTGGAGTTCATTCCTTGTGTCATTTCCAGCTCTCTGAATCAATATAAGAAGGTGATTTGGAAACTCAGCTTCCCAGTTTGAAGGCATCCACAAAAAGACCCAGACATACGCCGGCTTTCCAATAGTTCACCATTGAAATCAATGACTGAAATCGCCCAGGAGGTCTACTAACCGGTTTTTTGTACATGAGCATGCCAATTCCCTCAATGGCAGCCACTACAACACCAGCAACAAGAACATCCCAATCACCGGTCTGCCCTAGGATTGTTGCCAACGCATTGGCAGTATAGAAGCCAAGGAGCACAAGGAATATCTTTGTGGGAGAGTTGCTTCTGGCAGAGTTTAGCTTTTGAAGTAGTTCCCTCGCAGCAGCTTGTATGAGTCTGCCCAGCCTTGTTCTTCCAAGAAAGCCACCATCGTCTTCAAAGTCCTGGCTATCAGCGTTTGATGGTCCACCTGTTTCCAAGGCAAAGACAGGCTTCCATCTAGAATTTTTCATCTTGTAACTACAGAGTGAATACCAAAGCTTCTGCAGGTTACAGATTTGAAGAAATTGATTGCAGCAATCTTGTATCTTTCATTGATTTTTACAAACCTTACGTCTTGAAGCTAACTAGCACATAATTCCACAAATGTATACAAATTGACAGCCAAATTTAGACATCGGAGACCATTTCATATCCAAAGTGTCATATTCTTTTTGACAGAtggattatttttgttgtttattcAAAATGGTTTAAGCAAATAATGCAGTAGATATAAACTAAAATGGGTACTATCGGTAATACTACCTACTGTATTTCATAAACCCATCTTATATAATGATTACCTACTGAATTCCTATATTTTGTACACAACCTGGTGGCAATAATAACCGTACTGTTTGGAGAAGGTAAATGCGATACACTGGCTACATTTTGCATCCATATCACCTCGAAGAGCACAACTTGCAGGAATACATTTCCTAACAGCATGCAGTGTGATGTAATTACCCTTCATTCCATCCTTTTAGTTTGGATAAGCCCATATAATATTCCTTATAAACAGTCAAACTACCCAACTTACGTCAGCCTAAAATATCTTTCTTGAAGTGCATAGGTTTGTATTAACCAATGCACTTCATAACTTCAATATAATAGTCAGCAGAAATATGTTGAATCGATGATCTTGTTGAATATGCACATAGTTCATGGAGAAATTTCATTATTCGACACCAAATACGCACACATTTCCATATTTGATACCTAATTTGTGTCACTTTCCAGATTTACCACTGGGGACGAGAATTCTTTCATTTCGGGCCACTCCATCCGTCAACGTCCACCATATCACCGCCACTGCCACTGTGAAGAACATTCGCTGCAAGCACCGGGGAGAGCACAAGCCACAGGAGGACCACTGTGTGTGGGGTATGCTTGCATCAGCAAGCTTGATGAACTCGACAACGCCGGGGTCACCAGTGGACTTGACCGTGGCTAGCTCCACCCCACAACGTCTAGGGGTGTCATCTCCAGCCCAAAGAGCAAGCCTGACATGGCTGAAGACGACTTCGGGCACATGGTAGACACTGCACTCCAGCGAGGCCAGACGTGAGTTGCCTCCGTCGCCATGGACATGCTGCCGGAGGTGCTGCAATGTACTTGGTCATCAACCGTCGTGCTGCCTGCCCTCGTTCTCGAACTTTGATGAAGACGCCAACAGTGTAGTGGGAAGTGTGGAAGATCCATGAGAGCAGCTTGGAGAGCTTGAGGGAGTACTCCCTGCCATCGGGGGCGGAGCCCGAGGCCACACCACCCTAGTACGTGATCTCCGATGCCATCTTGCAGCACCTTGCTCCTGCAGACCCATGCAGTGATGACGACGACAGGAGTGAGGAGAGGTGGCTGAAGGTGGTGGTaatgtcgtcgccgccggcaactCCCAGAAGGTCAGCGCCGAGCACAGCAACGTTGAAGGtgttagatttatatatgggCCTTTGCCCTCTCATGAATACAAGTTCTATTCATAACAGAAGGGAAGCGGAGAGGTAGTGTTGGAGATGGGGAGTTTGGCATGAGGGCGTGGGAGAAGAATGGATGCCGGAGAGGGAGGCAAAGGCGAGCGGTGAAGGGATGCACGGCGACATGGTGGCTCTAGACAAACATCACCAGACTTCGCTGTCGGATCGGCGGAGTGGCCCGAAACACGTCCCCGGTGGTAAATCTTGAAAGTCCAAAGTCATGGGAATTAGGTGTCGTATACTAAAAGGTGCGGATATGTGGTGCGAAATAGTTCATGTGGCATGAACTAATCATAAACATTAAAAGCTTGATCTATGTATCAGCCGAGTGCCATGGAATTGTCGGAGCTTGTATCACCATGTAGAACTAATTGGAGAAGTTAAAGCCGCTGCTCCTCCAACATTCCCCACATTTCCTTGATACTTCAATCTAAACAGTCTCTAAAGGAGTTACACATTCAAGGTGAGTGACAGTAAAAATTGACACCCAGACTCCCAACTTATGATGTTCCTCTAGTTCTGAACGAATttgaccccccccccctcccccaacCCCCCCAAGCCCCAATCTCCGGTGTTCATCTAGTTCCGAACTAGTCCAACCGGAACGAAATCCCTAATTGGTTCATACAGCCAGTTGAAGCTACGGACATGGTACGAGACGGTGGGGGCAGCGGGAGTCGGGAGCTAACCTGAGGCCGGCTCCGTCGGCTGCGGCCGGCCGCAGCAGGCAGGTCCGGCGGGGGAGCGCGCCGCGGCAGAAGGCACCGGCGGCCGCCCGCGGGGCGCACAGAGGACGGGCCCCGCGCCGCAGCGGCATGGGGGTGTGGGGTGCACCGCTGCGCTCAGGCCGGAGCTaacgcgccggcggcgacggcgtgacggcgatgTGAGGGAATGAGCTGTCGTGTCCGGCCGTAGTGGTGTGGATATGGGTGCCCCTGTTGGGCCGAAAGTTGGGCCCAGAATGTTACCGGGCTGAAGATTATGGCCGAAAGATGGGCTAACATGGGTTTCTCTATCTCACCCCTGTTAACACTAAGGGTTTCTTCGGTTCAAACGATTTCCAAACGAATTTTGTACGAACTGGAACCTTGGATTTTTCAATGTAAATACCCTTCCTTACATAGGATTGGATCCTAGTCATTCGTTAGGATTGTGTTGTGGTGAGTTAACTCTAAAAGATTCTTGCTATGAGGTGAGGCCTCATAAAAATTTACTTTGGAATGAAGTTGCCACGACATCTCAATTCTTTACGTCTCCTATAACTATAATTCTgcgaactaaacaagccctaaaATAGGACCAGACTAAGCCCAACTACTTCTAGTCTACCACTCTGCTTTCTTTATGCAATATTTgttcagatttttttctcgGCGGTTAAACGCACGCTTTGCGAACTaataaacggtgtattttttaaaaatatttgtatatataagtttatcatcttatctttctacatagatttttttaactttttagtagctaattttatcgtttacaCCATTAGATAGCtatcaaaaaatcagataatctttcatcaaaAATCTTTAAAAGAACACAAAGATGCTCCGTGAATTGTCCAACATGAATAATCTGAAATTTCTACATTTTAGCTTTTCCAtgcaaagtatttttttaaataaaccatCAAGAAAACTAATTCTAAAAAAGAACTCTCGTTTCATCACAAATTATGATAAGGCTGAGCTACCAAGAGCATATCAGTAACATAACTACGCAATACTATATGATTACTCACAAAAAGGAAGGCATAGTGCGAGtgggtttaatttgtttcagAAGCGTAACATAATTACTTAGTCACAAATTAAAGGCCTACACATAGGGCAAGCTAGCGGGTGTTGGGGTAAGGGACTCAGCTACGTGCACCCAACGCGGACAACTCaagcaaataattaaattactaCTGTACGTGTATTATGGCAAGGACCAGATCATCACGACGTactctccctcctccgtcacaaaataaatcaatttttcactttttaactataatatttgactctccgtcttattcattttttttgtgattgatatttttgtttttattagataataaatcataaatagtactttacgtgtgactagtttttttaatttcctaaaaaattttcaaataagacggatggtcaaacgttggacctggaaaccgaagaattggtttttCTTGACAGAGAGAGTACGTCATTACAAGTAATAAAGTTACTGCCATACACATGTGGGGAATCAAATGTTAGTGTGGATGTAATCGAAACAGGTGTTGTGGAGGCGCCCATGGTAACTATAGGGGTGTTTGGTTGACATACTCAATTTGACTAAGATTGCcacaatattttagctaaGTTGACTAAGGTTTGGCTAACAAAATAAAGCCACACTTTAGCTAACATATGATAAGTTTGCCACACTTTATCGTGTCATTGATATGTGGGTCCTATATATTGAAAAGGGAATCTTGTCACAAGTATggcacaaaccaaacacatacCTAACATGGTTAAATTTAGCTAACTTAAGATGTGGCAAGCTTAGGCAAGTGATGgtaccaaccaaacaaccctTATATTTCACAATCATGAATAGTGGTACCGAGTTAGGCTGCGTTCTGTTCTACGTTGCTTAACCGGCCGAAAAACATACTAATACTGCCTCCGTCTctgtttaatattataatattgtttgattttacttaaatttattGATTGATGAATATGTACTTACATTATGAAGTAAGTaaatagtatatgattaattaattattagttataaaaatttaaaattaggttaataagattttttaaaagcaacttttctacagaattttttacaaaaaacgagggaatctaATTTAGGAAGAGAGGAAAACGAACGGGCCTCATTCTATCTATTATTTATCTATCTGTCTATATGCAAAtttagaagcaaaaaaaattacattataTGTGGTCGCTCTTCGTTTTTTATTAGCAAGCAAATTATATGCGactttcttttaataaataatttactctagataatttataatatgggGTACGGTGGAGGGTTGTTTTagccgtacgtacgtacacccTGAGTGTAGTATGGTGTATTATAGAAtaactatgtatatatatgtgtatgcaTGTACTGTATTTATATGTCACTGCTTTAAAACCGGTCATCTCTAACGGACCTAAACCCATATTTATAATG
This window harbors:
- the LOC107304881 gene encoding ycf20-like protein, translated to MPLRRGARPLCAPRAAAGAFCRGALPRRTCLLRPAAADGAGLSYKMKNSRWKPVFALETGGPSNADSQDFEDDGGFLGRTRLGRLIQAAARELLQKLNSARSNSPTKIFLVLLGFYTANALATILGQTGDWDVLVAGVVVAAIEGIGMLMYKKPVSRPPGRFQSLISMVNYWKAGVCLGLFVDAFKLGS